Genomic window (Sphingomonas japonica):
CGTCGGTTCCCAGTCCTCGGGCGTCTCGCCCTTGGGCGCTTCGAGCACGCCGTCATAGACGAGATCGCGTGCGCGCAACCACGCTTCGGCCGCCTCGGGCTTGCCCGCCGCCTGCAATTCCGCTTCCGATGCGAACACGTCGTGATGGATGCCGAGCAGTGCGAGGTCGGCGCGGATCAACTCCAGCATCGCCGCGACCGCAGCCTGCCGGAACGGGACCAGCCATTCCTGCTCGGGCTCCTTCACGAACCGGTCGCCATGCTCCGCCGCGAGCTGAGCCCCGATCGGCTTGAGATACTCGCCGGGATAAAGTCCCTCGGCGATCTCGCCAATGTCCTCGCCAAGCGCCTCGCGGTAGCGCAGATGCACCGAGCGCGCGAGCGTATCGACCTGGCCACCGGCATCGTTGACGTAATATTCGCGGATGACGCGGTGCCCGACCGCCTCGAGCAGGCTGGCAAGCGCGTCGCCCACCACAGCGCCGCGACAATGCCCCATGTGCATCGGCCCCGTCGGGTTGGCCGAGACATATTCGATGTTGACCGTCGTGCCCACGCCGGCATCGGAGCGGCCGAACGCATCGCCGGCGTCGCGGATCGCCTGCAGCTCGCCGCGCCAGGTCGCGTCGGTCAGGGTGAGGTTGATGAAACCCGGCCCGGCCACCGACACGCTCTCGACTTCCTCCAGCGCGCGCAATTCGGCGGCGATCGCTTCGGCGAGCGCGCGCGGATTGGTGCCCGCGGGCTTGGCGAGCACCATCGCGGCGTTGGTGGCGAGGTCGCCGTGGCTCGGGTCGCGCGGCGGCTCGACCGTGATCGCGCGGCGTTCGAGCCCGGCGGGCAGCGTGCCCTGTTCGATCAGCCTGTCGAGAACGGCGCCGAGATGCGCGGCAAAGCGGGGATAAAGCGTCATGCCGCGGCGCTTAGCCCAAGCGCCCGGCGCGCGAAAGCCTCAGGCAGGGCGCACCCTGCGCGGCGCACGCACCGTGCTGGTCACGTACAGCGCGATCCCGCTCCAGATACAGGCGAAGCAAAGGATATGCGCCGCCGTCAGGCTCTCGCCGAGCACCAGCACCGCGAGCAGGA
Coding sequences:
- the argS gene encoding arginine--tRNA ligase gives rise to the protein MTLYPRFAAHLGAVLDRLIEQGTLPAGLERRAITVEPPRDPSHGDLATNAAMVLAKPAGTNPRALAEAIAAELRALEEVESVSVAGPGFINLTLTDATWRGELQAIRDAGDAFGRSDAGVGTTVNIEYVSANPTGPMHMGHCRGAVVGDALASLLEAVGHRVIREYYVNDAGGQVDTLARSVHLRYREALGEDIGEIAEGLYPGEYLKPIGAQLAAEHGDRFVKEPEQEWLVPFRQAAVAAMLELIRADLALLGIHHDVFASEAELQAAGKPEAAEAWLRARDLVYDGVLEAPKGETPEDWEPTPLPLFRSTRFGDDQDRPIRKSNGQWTYFGADLAYHFQKAERADQLIDIWGADHAGTVKRIVAAVTALTEGRTRFDVKLVQMVRLMRAGDPIKMSKRSGNFVTIADMVGEVGKDVVRFTMLTRKADAQMDFDFAKVVEASKDNPVFYVQYAHARVASLHRRASEAQIACPDADLSLLDTADLALVQRAAQFPRVVEAAAFAREPHRIAFYLYDLAAEFHAAWNAGNDDPARRFLVPDDPALTCARLFLADAIGQIIRNGLAIMGVEAVEEMH